In Herbaspirillum sp. WKF16, one genomic interval encodes:
- a CDS encoding primosomal protein N' yields MEQRILQVALDTPLHTVFDYCWRPQEPGEEIPAIGHLVVVPFGRREAVGVVVGHADASELGADKIKNVIAVRRQLAPLSPHWLALAGFAADYYQRPLGEVMLPGLPKNLRALTTVALDKALKSLDKTPAPKKRKAKAKAPEAAPAEAEPAEALPDPMQFGPAPPLNAAQQEAVDAISQAEGFTPLLLYGVTGSGKTEVYLQAAAGILRREAAAAGAQILVLVPEINLTPQLEGNIRARFPHLNVVALHSGLAEGERTRNWVAAHLGQAHIVLGTRLAILASLPALKLIVIDEEHDPSYKQQEGLRYSARDLAVWRAHQLGIPVVLGSATPSLETWQHAQAGRYRRLELRQRAAQQAVLPKVKVVDLERDKPTDGLTSTLIAAVRKRLEHGEQSLLFLNRRGYAPVLACDACGWISNCMRCDAFMVVHRPERRLRCHHCSLELHIPKSCPTCGNIDLQPLGRGTQRVEEGLHAIFPEARVLRIDADSTRLKGSAQSAFDSVHRGEVDILIGTQMVAKGHDFKKLTLVGVMNPDTALFSHDYRASERLFAQLMQVAGRAGRAGLSADGSSGEVLIQTRYPHHPLYQAVMRHDYDGFAGALLDERRQAYFPPFMYQALLRAEARELEQAMAFLKEAAAILDAPAITINEPIPMTMMRVANTERAQLLVECASRPALQAFLKEWLALLRQLKTRARWSLEVDPVDI; encoded by the coding sequence GTGGAACAACGCATCCTCCAGGTCGCCCTCGACACCCCCTTGCACACCGTCTTCGATTATTGTTGGCGGCCCCAGGAGCCGGGCGAGGAGATTCCCGCCATCGGCCACTTGGTAGTGGTGCCGTTCGGCCGCCGCGAGGCGGTCGGCGTGGTGGTCGGCCATGCCGACGCCAGCGAGCTGGGCGCCGACAAGATCAAGAACGTGATCGCCGTGCGGCGCCAGCTGGCGCCGCTGTCCCCGCACTGGCTGGCGCTGGCCGGCTTCGCGGCCGACTACTACCAGCGGCCGCTGGGCGAGGTGATGCTGCCCGGCCTGCCCAAGAACCTGCGCGCGCTGACCACCGTCGCCCTGGATAAGGCGCTCAAGTCGCTGGACAAGACGCCGGCGCCGAAGAAACGCAAGGCCAAAGCAAAGGCCCCCGAAGCTGCCCCGGCCGAGGCGGAGCCGGCCGAGGCGCTGCCCGATCCCATGCAGTTCGGCCCGGCGCCCCCCTTGAACGCCGCCCAGCAGGAAGCCGTCGACGCGATTTCCCAGGCTGAAGGTTTCACGCCGCTGCTGCTGTACGGCGTCACCGGCAGCGGCAAGACCGAGGTCTACCTGCAGGCGGCGGCCGGCATCCTGCGGCGCGAGGCCGCGGCGGCCGGCGCCCAGATCCTGGTGCTGGTGCCGGAAATCAATCTTACCCCCCAGCTGGAAGGCAACATCCGCGCGCGCTTCCCGCACCTCAACGTGGTCGCGCTGCACAGCGGCCTGGCCGAGGGCGAGCGCACCCGCAACTGGGTGGCGGCCCACCTGGGGCAGGCGCATATCGTGCTGGGCACGCGCCTGGCGATCCTGGCTTCGCTGCCGGCCTTGAAGCTGATCGTCATCGACGAGGAGCACGACCCCTCCTACAAGCAGCAGGAAGGGCTGCGCTACTCGGCGCGTGACCTCGCGGTATGGCGCGCGCATCAGCTCGGCATCCCGGTGGTGCTGGGGTCGGCCACGCCCTCGCTGGAAACCTGGCAGCACGCCCAGGCCGGCCGCTATCGCCGCCTGGAACTGCGCCAGCGGGCGGCGCAGCAGGCGGTGCTGCCCAAGGTCAAGGTGGTCGACCTGGAGCGCGACAAGCCCACCGACGGCCTGACCTCGACCCTGATCGCCGCCGTGCGCAAGCGGCTGGAACACGGCGAACAGTCGCTGCTGTTCCTCAACCGGCGCGGCTATGCGCCGGTGCTGGCCTGCGACGCCTGCGGCTGGATCAGCAATTGCATGCGCTGCGACGCCTTCATGGTGGTGCACCGGCCGGAGCGCCGGCTGCGCTGCCACCATTGCAGCCTGGAGCTGCACATTCCCAAGTCCTGCCCGACCTGCGGCAATATCGACCTGCAGCCGCTGGGCCGCGGCACCCAGCGCGTAGAGGAGGGCTTGCACGCGATCTTTCCCGAGGCGCGGGTGCTGCGCATCGACGCCGACTCGACGCGACTGAAGGGCTCGGCACAGAGCGCCTTCGACAGCGTGCATCGCGGCGAGGTGGACATCCTGATCGGCACCCAGATGGTGGCCAAGGGCCACGACTTCAAAAAGCTGACGCTGGTGGGCGTGATGAATCCGGACACCGCCTTGTTCTCGCACGACTACCGCGCCAGCGAACGCCTGTTCGCGCAGCTGATGCAGGTGGCCGGGCGCGCCGGGCGGGCCGGGCTGTCGGCCGACGGCAGTTCCGGCGAAGTGCTGATCCAGACGCGCTATCCGCATCACCCGCTGTACCAGGCGGTGATGCGCCACGACTACGACGGCTTCGCCGGCGCGCTGCTGGACGAGCGGCGCCAAGCCTACTTCCCGCCCTTCATGTACCAGGCGCTGCTGCGCGCCGAGGCGCGCGAGCTGGAACAGGCCATGGCTTTCCTGAAGGAGGCGGCCGCCATCCTGGACGCGCCCGCCATCACCATCAACGAGCCGATCCCCATGACCATGATGCGGGTGGCCAATACCGAGCGCGCGCAACTGCTGGTCGAATGCGCCTCGCGCCCGGCGCTGCAGGCTTTCCTGAAGGAATGGCTGGCCCTGCTGCGCCAGCTGAAGACGCGCGCGCGCTGGTCGCTGGAAGTCGACCCGGTCGATATCTGA